A genomic region of Gadus macrocephalus chromosome 5, ASM3116895v1 contains the following coding sequences:
- the LOC132457602 gene encoding zinc finger BED domain-containing protein 4-like, with the protein MLWLIFIIIITLLLIILFFLLLLLLKVHAILRDNASNMKKAMRDLGVSSLGCFSHMIQLVVHDGLLSQRSVSDALASGRKIIGHFKHSPLATSRLESVQTGLGMPVKRLIQDVPTRWNSTFYMTASLLEQKSAISLYAADHQLPATLTASDWTLLEKINTLLAPFEEITKQISFATSTTSEVIPSVIVLKRLLAKQTTEDSGIKTMKATLLAAMGTRFQTVEAEPLYSVSTILDPRYKDRYFTSAESSKLARSALTQEVEKNEESSLQTTTTEAADPASKTPRMTTEPNTSSCFKGLYEEFLQEHASEQGGASSTVTQVQIETYLAEKTIHRTESPFEYWGKNKERFPSLATTAAKFLSAPSTSVDSERLFSTASNILDEKRNRLSGDHVETLIFLKKNLPMYLSLNPKDLNPQK; encoded by the exons ATGCTTTGgttaatttttattattataattacattattattaataatattattcttcttattattattattattaaaggtcCATGCCATTCTTCGGGACAATGCAAGCAATATGAAGAAGGCAATGAGGGACCTGGGAGTCTCCAGCCTGGGATGTTTCTCGCACATGATTCAACTCGTGGTGCACGATGGACTGCTGTCCCAGCGAAGTGTGAGCGATGCGCTGGCCAGTGGGAGAAAAATAATTGGGCACTTCAAACATTCCCCATTGGCCACATCAAGACTTGAATCTGTCCAGACGGGTCTGGGAATGCCAGTCAAACGTCTGATCCAAGATGTTCCCACCCGCTGGAACAGCACCTTTTATATGACTGCGAGCCTGCTGGAGCAAAAGAGTGCCATCTCACTCTATGCTGCAGACCACCAGCTCCCAGCAACACTGACGGCAAGTGACTGGACCTTGCTGGAGAAAATCAACACTCTTCTGGCTCCATTTGAAGAGATCACAAAACAGATCAGCttcgccacctccaccacctcagagGTCATCCCCTCAGTCATCGTCCTGAAGCGTCTGTTGGCCAAACAGACCACGGAGGACAGCGGGATAAAAACAATGAAGGCGACACTTCTAGCAGCTATGGGCACAAGATTCCAGACCGTTGAGGCGGAGCCCTTGTACTCTGTTTCAACCATATTGGACCCACGTTACAAAGACAG ATACTTCACAAGTGCAGAGAGCAGCAAGCTTGCAAGAAGTGCACTGACCCAAGAGGTGGAGAAAAATGAGGAGTCATCACTGCAGACAACCACCACAGAGGCAGCAGACCCAGCCAGTAAGACCCCACGGATGACAACAGAGCCCAACACAAGCAGCTGCTTTAAGGGGCTGTATGAGGAATTCCTGCAAGAGCATGCTTCTGAACAAGGTGGGGCCAGCAGCACAGTTACACAGGTGCAGATAGAGACATATCTGGCTGAGAAAACAATCCACCGCACAGAGAGCCCATTCGAGTACTGGGGAAAGAATAAAGAACGGTTCCCCTCCCTGGCTACTACAGCTGCAAAGTTTCTCTCCGCTCCCTCCACCAGCGTAGATAGTGAGAGGCTTTTCAGCACAGCTTCTAACATACTTGATGAGAAGAGGAATAGGCTGTCAGGAGATCATGTAGAAACACTAATCTTCCTCAAGAAAAATCTGCCAATGTACCTGAGCTTGAACCCCAAAGACTTGAATCCTCAAAAGTAA